A window of Rhizophagus irregularis chromosome 9, complete sequence genomic DNA:
aaaaatcttGTGACTGTTtaaatgttattatatttcagccaatcaaaaatttatatttaagctATCctccttttcatctttttaactttacatgttatgttaaacaaactttttaattGGTCTGGtcttactatataaatttacaaataacattaaaataagtaaaaaaaatatataatactaaatatttattaatactaataaataattttattttatttttaaggaaaatgttaattttattaaaaaaaaaatagtacaaaaagtttataaatatttattcactATAGACTgatacatatttaaaataattagaataaccaaagttacaaaaaaaaagttaattattgaAGCAGAAGTACAGagtagaatattttattagtaccaattgatttatttatctgcatctaaacaaatataataattaataatgcaataaatttttaagatctttgggctaatattattataaggaataatttaatattaataaactaatcATGTTCagttaaaactttttaaaataaaaaaattgtttatatttattgtcaTGTTGACTTATAAGGGAATTTATTCCAattcattcaaaaatttagaaaacGCTAATCCTTTATCTTTCAAACATGAAtcatattcaattttattaccaGGAAAATGAACTTTGTTTATCTATTAAAAGCATTAAGTTTTCAACAATAGCTTATTAATAACTAGAATGATGCATTTCTctataaacttttaattcCTGTATTATTTGACACCGTATTCGGATCAGGAACAAATCGTCTTTCATTTTTGCCAGCCGTTAAAATTTCAACTCCCGTTTCTGTTACTAATAAAGTGTGCTCAAATTGTGCACTACGTTTTCCATCTTCAGTTACTGCTGTCCAATTATCTGGCCAATGTCTGTCATGATATGTACCTATAATAAAAAGCATGCGATGTCaacaaatcaataataatgtaattatattttgttaatattacgCACCAAGATTTATCATTGGCTCGATCGTAAAACAGTGTCCAGGTTTCATCGTTCCGATGGctttattttctataattaaaattaaaattataaaatatacattctATACATTCTATacatttcatatatttataaaaaaagttgaaactTACTCGCATAATGAGGAACATTTGGTGCACAATGaaataatctattttaaaaatgggttagaatactataatattataactaactaaaaataaaaattctgtgATGTTGTCACACCTATGAATGCCATGGCCACAATAAGTACGGACAACAGAGCAATTATTCGCCttggcatttttttcaataactgCTCCAAGATCACGATACAAAAATCCTGGTTTCACACAATCGATGGCTTTATCTAAACAATCTTTTGCAGTCTTGATCAACTTTATACTTTCTTCATCAATAATTCCAACCGgataagtttcatttaaatCTCCATGAAATCCTTTATGATATAAAGACACATCCAGATTAACAATATCTCCCTCCACTAGTTCTCGCCGATCCGGAATTCCATGACAAATAActagtaattatttaatatgacGTCAGCTGTGTTACGATGAATTGTTTCACGATTTTTTGCGTACCTTCATTCACTGAACTAAAGTGAAATATTATGTTAAaacaaaacaatttaaataaatcacgtgacttaaattttatttattacgtgCAAACGGATTTTGGAAATTCATAGTAATTCAAAGGCGACGGATACGAGTCACGCTCGATAATAGCTTCATGAATAACTCGATCAATCTCGTCGGTTGTTATTCCAGGTTTTACTGTAGCGGCACCAATATCTAAAACTTCGCGTGCAAGCTAATAATCcaagaaaaattaatgttGCAGAAGCATGacaagaataattataataagtgGTTAAATATTTCTAACCTTGCAAACTGTTCGCacttcttcaatttcttctttattcAACACTTTTATGAAAGTATTAGCCTTTGCAGTCTTTTCAGACTTTGAAATGcctataatatttataaaggacaaaagtttaaatatttctcttaataaagaaataattatacgTTGAAAGAGAACAAAAACCTTGGGGATGATCGGCATAATCCGGTCTTTCTATACGTGAAGGAACTTGTCTTCTTGGAGATAAAGGGTATAATGCACGTAAAGTTCCAGTATATGGAAAATTAGGTATATATAAAGTTTGATGTACCGATTTATGTGTAGGCTGGAAAATAATTCGCGTCAATACTATTACAAGATTTAACGACAATTCACAATATGCGTACCCAATTTTTCTTGAAGCAATCCTGTGAACAAAAGAAAGACCctgaaatatttagttttaaaCATGTTGGACATTGTAATTTTGCTTCTTTTGTACAGCCAGATCCTTGACATTGTTGTACTTCACTCATTTTCAAGTTGAAataattagaagaaaaaataaataaatgataatatatttttttccaaagGTTAATTGAATAACAAAGGATTAGGTACTAACCTTTTTATATTTCGCATCAGTAATCGGTGGCTTATTTTAACCTTACGCCTAGTAAGTAACAAAAGCGCAGTTGAAGATGTTGATCCAaccaaatatattatatcCGTTTTCCATTAtcatataatgtaaaaattaatcatttttattattaaaaaaaaaaagtttgttcaaaTTACGAAATTACGAGAGATTGGgtattttggttttttttttcataaaatgttatatttcaaataatcaaacaaattttatttatgattaaattGATATATACTGATGAATTTCCTTTATTCCATTTcacaactaataaaaaacctcgatattatatataattttatgatataatatatatcgATACAAttcttttgttcttttataGTAATGTATAACAACTTAATTATATCGAGATTTTggttatattgaattattgatACTTAATTTTGCCTAGCACTGTAAATTTACGATCATATgagttttgaaattattattggttGGCCAAAAGGTTAACTATAATGCTAGCAAGAACTAGATTTTGGCCTACATTATAATTTGCTAACGAATTATTATGTAccgatattaaaattattcactTCCTTCATTTAGATCAATATAAACTATTGTTTCAGATATTATCCCAACTATTTGTAgttataattacaaattttccatttccttttttttttgattacatactatttacaatatttgctTCTTcttgttttatataaactaaatgGATGCCGAGTAGTAGTTCGCTTTACCTgtcattcaaattttttatcttaataaagtattaattgtGCTgcaagcaaaaaaaaaaaaaaaaatataaaaaactaaatGTGAATTTTTATGTAACTATTGTGCTATAAATCTTATGATATTCTCTCTTCATGTAacttatattactaattactatactctaaaattattaatttctactCTTCTAAcatcttattattataatgtctACAATAGTAATTTGAGTTTATAATTTGATTCTGGTAAAGCTAAGCTAATTTTGGCCCAAGTACTTCtagtatcataaaaaaatttaagctaTCCAGTTTAGGTTACGAGATTGATTCTCACATGCGATGAACggaaaatatataacaattttttttttcttaattttcgTATGTTTCTTTCCTTTACACTAGTGAATATAAAATGTTTGTCTTAAGCACACGTTCTTTGAGCACACGTTTTGGTTTTGTTAACAGTGCCATAGCCACCACGTTAACACAGAGAAATTTTAGTGACAGCCGTACGttgtatcaaaataattttaccaattCTATTAGGGAAGTCTCCAATGTTATAAAACGTAGATTTGAGGACGGTAAAATGGCTAGAATTGCTGTGAGTTTAAATTCGAACGGTAATGTTTACAAGATAATTTTCTTATAGTATATGGAATAGTAACGTTAACATATTTATGTAGAAACCGGCACCTAATTGGGAAGCTAAGGCAGTTGTTGGTGGAGATGTTAAAACACTTTCGCTTAAAGACTTTGCTTCTAAATATTTAGTCATGGTTTTTTACCCTTTGGATTTTACTTttggtaaataatataatatacatttaCACGGTTTTTTATCACattcttattaatttaaatttattatagtgtGTCCAACCGAATTGATTGCCTTCTCGTAAGTATATATTTGCTAgagattaaattaaataaagtcaTTGACgcgtaataaaaatttaaaaattttataagggATCGAGTTCAAGAATTTAGAGATATTAATACAGAAGTAGTTGGTATCTCCTGCGATTCACATCACGCTCATATTGCGTGGGAGTAAGTATTTGTTTAGATTTTCTAATCAATTCAAgcaaaatttaactttttataaaaatattagtaaaataccAAAGAATCAAGGCGGACTTGGTGGGATTaagtaagttttatttttgcaatataaaCGCGTTATTTCAagaataaaaacattaaattaagtgatcttaaataaattatttttaaaggatCCCTTTGAGTAAGTGATGGTGGAAACGAATTTTAACTAAGGAAAAATTGtgataacatttttttttcatggtAGTTGCCGATCTTAAAAAAGAGATCACAAGAAGATATGGATGCTTGTTTGAAGAAACAGGACATCCTTTTAGGTAACTTACATAGACGTGAAAATAAcatattattctttatatatattgataatattttatattttttaaaaatacagaGGAACTTTCATTATTGATGACAAGGTACGTGTGACATTTTGAATTTCTCATGAAACACTATTactaattttcattatttcttttaggGAACTCTTCGTGTTGCGCATATCAATGACACCGAAATTggtaattataaagaataaataaaattttacaccatTACAATCTAAATTATTGTTCAATCGACTTATAGGTCGATCTGTTGACGAAACACTCCGCCTTGTTAAAGCTATTCAATTCGCAAACGTACACGGAGAAGTTTGTCCAGgtatatataagtataatatacaataatcaTGATTTATCATTCATGATTcaacttattaatttatattgtgaTTATAGCGAATTGGAAAAGTGGAGATCGCACAATAATTCCGGATCCAAAGAAATCCAAGGAATATTTTGCGCAATTAAAGGACGATAAATAAAGGTTAACCATggtaaaaatctttttacaattaaataatagtatggaaattcttttttattattaataaacttctCAGAATAGTCTTTAGGAATAAACTCGCATTATCATGTCTCTT
This region includes:
- a CDS encoding Methionine aminopeptidase 1; the encoded protein is MSEVQQCQGSGCTKEAKLQCPTCLKLNISGSFFCSQDCFKKNWPTHKSVHQTLYIPNFPYTGTLRALYPLSPRRQVPSRIERPDYADHPQGISKSEKTAKANTFIKVLNKEEIEEVRTVCKLAREVLDIGAATVKPGITTDEIDRVIHEAIIERDSYPSPLNYYEFPKSVCTSVNEVICHGIPDRRELVEGDIVNLDVSLYHKGFHGDLNETYPVGIIDEESIKLIKTAKDCLDKAIDCVKPGFLYRDLGAVIEKNAKANNCSVVRTYCGHGIHRLFHCAPNVPHYAKNKAIGTMKPGHCFTIEPMINLGTYHDRHWPDNWTAVTEDGKRSAQFEHTLLVTETGVEILTAGKNERRFVPDPNTVSNNTGIKSL
- a CDS encoding Peroxiredoxin-4 variant 2; this encodes MFVLSTRSLSTRFGFVNSAIATTLTQRNFSDSRTLYQNNFTNSIREVSNVIKRRFEDGKMARIAKPAPNWEAKAVVGGDVKTLSLKDFASKYLVMVFYPLDFTFVCPTELIAFSDRVQEFRDINTEVVGISCDSHHAHIAWDKIPKNQGGLGGIKIPLIADLKKEITRRYGCLFEETGHPFRGTFIIDDKGTLRVAHINDTEIGRSVDETLRLVKAIQFANVHGEVCPANWKSGDRTIIPDPKKSKEYFAQLKDDK